The Verrucomicrobiota bacterium genome has a window encoding:
- a CDS encoding Hsp20/alpha crystallin family protein: MNTLAHWNQFKVLEALRNSLGSLFGRPQVPKPEGHEEPLRVAEWTPLVDISEDAQEYLIKAELPEVRKEDVKITMEEGTLTISGDRKYEKAENGKKYHRVERAYGSFGRSFSLPDDASPAKVTSDFKDGVLKVHLAKNKKARPQQVEVSVS, from the coding sequence ATGAATACCTTAGCACATTGGAATCAGTTCAAAGTACTGGAAGCCCTGCGTAACAGTCTGGGCAGCCTTTTCGGCCGTCCCCAGGTCCCCAAGCCCGAGGGCCACGAGGAACCCTTGCGGGTGGCCGAATGGACCCCGCTGGTGGACATCAGCGAAGATGCCCAGGAGTACCTGATCAAAGCCGAGTTGCCCGAAGTGAGGAAAGAGGACGTGAAAATCACTATGGAAGAGGGCACGCTGACCATCTCGGGCGACCGCAAATACGAAAAGGCGGAAAACGGCAAGAAGTATCACCGCGTCGAACGCGCCTACGGCAGCTTTGGTCGCAGCTTCTCACTCCCCGATGACGCCAGTCCCGCCAAAGTCACCTCTGACTTCAAAGACGGCGTGCTCAAAGTGCATCTGGCCAAGAACAAGAAGGCCAGACCCCAGCAAGTCGAGGTCAGCGTCTCCTGA
- a CDS encoding slipin family protein, with amino-acid sequence MDLLLNLATKLGPWAIVLIVLAVVVLPQSIRILREYERGVIFRLGKLQGAKGPGLIFLIPIVDRMVRMDLRVVTIDVPKQEIMTRDNVPATVDAVIYFRVVDPNAAVVKVENFWKATSLIAQTTLRSVLGQSPLDDLLSQRDIINQKLQEIIDKQTEPWGIKVTAVEVREVALPDSMKRAMAKQAEAERERRAKVVNAEGEFQAAEKMVQAAAMIAKEPIALQLRYLQTMREMASEHNTTTFLPLPIDLFSVFLKK; translated from the coding sequence ATGGACCTGTTGTTAAACCTGGCCACTAAACTCGGCCCCTGGGCGATTGTCTTGATTGTGCTCGCGGTGGTTGTGCTGCCGCAGTCCATCCGCATTCTGCGCGAATACGAACGCGGCGTCATTTTCCGGCTCGGCAAATTGCAGGGTGCGAAAGGGCCGGGACTCATCTTCCTCATTCCCATCGTGGACCGCATGGTGAGGATGGATTTGCGCGTGGTGACCATTGACGTGCCCAAACAGGAAATCATGACGCGCGACAACGTGCCGGCCACGGTCGATGCAGTGATTTATTTCCGCGTCGTTGATCCGAACGCGGCGGTGGTAAAGGTGGAAAATTTCTGGAAAGCGACTTCGCTCATCGCGCAGACGACCTTGCGCAGCGTGCTTGGCCAGTCACCGTTGGACGACCTGCTTTCGCAACGCGATATCATCAACCAAAAGTTGCAGGAAATCATTGATAAACAAACCGAGCCGTGGGGCATCAAAGTCACGGCGGTGGAAGTGAGGGAAGTGGCGTTGCCGGACAGCATGAAACGCGCAATGGCCAAACAAGCCGAGGCCGAACGCGAACGCCGCGCGAAAGTCGTGAACGCCGAAGGCGAATTTCAAGCCGCCGAGAAAATGGTGCAAGCCGCTGCGATGATCGCCAAAGAACCCATTGCGTTGCAATTGCGCTATCTCCAGACGATGCGGGAGATGGCGAGCGAACACAACACGACCACCTTCCTGCCGTTGCCGATTGATTTGTTCTCGGTGTTTTTGAAGAAATAA
- a CDS encoding isoamylase early set domain-containing protein translates to MQMKTQSIKDQSLTKVDRMTPFAFQAPAARQVSLAGDFNNWDPKAGPMRRGPGGVWHLSVALKPGRYEYRFFADQVWCDDPAALQKAGNSLGTENCVRIV, encoded by the coding sequence ATGCAAATGAAAACACAATCAATCAAAGATCAAAGCCTCACGAAGGTTGACCGCATGACTCCGTTCGCCTTTCAGGCCCCGGCAGCGCGGCAAGTGTCCCTGGCGGGCGACTTCAACAATTGGGACCCCAAAGCCGGGCCGATGCGCAGAGGCCCCGGCGGCGTGTGGCATTTGAGTGTGGCCCTCAAGCCGGGCCGTTACGAATACCGGTTCTTCGCGGACCAAGTGTGGTGCGACGATCCCGCCGCTCTGCAGAAGGCAGGGAATTCGCTGGGCACCGAAAACTGTGTGCGCATCGTCTGA